The region CGCGCCACGGCACCGGCGATCCGCGCGGCGGACCCCGGCGCGCCGGTCGGCGGGCCGGCCCTGGCGTCGGTGATGGGCAACGAGCACTGGATACCCGCGTTCCTCGACGCGGTGGTGGCCGACGACCTGCCGCTCGACTTCTTCTCCTTCCACCACTACGGCACCCACAGCGTCGGCACCGCCGTGGACACGGTGCTGCGCCACCTCGACCGGCGCCCGCAGCTGAAGGAGGTGGAGGCCCACCTCAACGAGTACAACTCCTACCTGGTGGACTACCCGCGAGGCGGCACCCAGGACGGCCACCACATGGCGGCGGCCCTGCTCTCCGACGTCGCCAGGCTGCTGGCCGTGCCCGGCCTGACGAAGGTCAGCTGGGCGCAGTTCCTGGACAGCGGGCACGGCAACTACTCGGGCATGGTCGACATCGACGGCCGGCCCAAGCCCGTGCTGGCGGCGTACGCCTTCTACCAGAACATGCCGACCGACCGGTGCACGGTGCAGATCGAGGGCGCCCCCGAGATCGGCGCCCTCGCCGGGGTGGCGGAGGGCCGGCTGTGCGTCGCGGTGTGGAACCGCTCGCCGCGGCCGGTCAGCACCACTGTGGACACCGGCAAGGGCGACTACGACACGGCGGTGCTGCGCAGGATCGACGCCGAGCACGACGGGCAGGAGGCCGAGAAGCCGCCGGCGGAGCGGCACTGGACGCTCCACCTGCCCAGCGGCGGCGTGGCGCTGCTGGAGATGACCGGCTCCGGCGCCACCGCCCCGGCACGGCCGGCCGGCGCCGTCAGCCGAGTCCGGCACACCTACAGCGACCGCACCGCGAGTGCCTGGGCGGACCTGGAGGAGGCGACGACCACCTTCCGGCTCGGCACGGCCGGCGATCCGCAGGCCGTACCGGTCATCCGCGCCGACCTGGCCGACTGCGGGCCGGAGTTGACGGTCAGGGTCCGGATGACCAGCCAGGATACGGCCGCCCTGGCCCGGTCCACACTGTCGGTACGCGTCGACGGGCCGCAGGCAGCCGTGGTGCTGGACCTGCGCCCCCCGTTCCTCGACGAGCCGAACGTCGTCGCCCTGGCCGGGCTCGGCGCGGCCGACGGCCGGGTCCGCGTCACCGTCGCCCTGCGCGACGCGCCACCGCACACCTTTGCCGACGTCGCCCTGAGCTGAGCGGCAACGACGCCCGCCGCACGCAGCACACCACCGGGATCCGAGGAGCTTCGTTGCCCACCCCCTTGCACGATCGTCATCCGCGCCCGCTGCTGGCCCGCGCCGACTGGCAGGAACTCGACGGCCAGTGGCAGTTCGCCTATGACGACTCCGACACCGGGATCGCCGACGGATGGCCGTCGCGTACCGACGTGTTCGACCGCACCATCACCGTTCCCTATCCCCCGGAGTCGCCGGCCAGCGGCATCCACGACACGGGCTACCACCCGGTCCTGTGGTACCGCAGGACGCTGACCCGTGCCCTGCCGCGGCACGGCAACCGGCTGATGCTGCGCTTCGGCGCCGTCGACTACCGGGCGGACGTGTGGGTCAACGGCCGGCACATCGCCCGGCACGAGGGCGGGCACACGCCGTTCGGCGCCGACATCACCGACGCTCTGTCCGGTGACGGGGAGCAGACGGTGGTGGTGCGGGCCTGGGACGACCCGCACGACCTGGAGCAGCCGCGGGGCAAGCAGGACTGGCAGCACAGCCCGCACGTCATCTGGTACGAGCGCACCACCGGGATCTGGCAGCCCGTCTGGCTGGAGGAGCTGCCGGCGGACCACGTGGACCGGCTGCGCTGGACCCCGACCGGCACGCCCGGCGAGGTCGACCTGGAACTGCGGCTGGCCCGGCGGTCCTCGGGGCCGGTCCGGGTGACGGTCCGCCTCGAACTGGCCGACCGGGTGCTGGCCGAGGACACCTGCCTTGTCGACGGTTCGCTGATGCGGCGGCGGATCGCCGTGCAGGACAGCCGCTACGACGCCGAGCCGCACCACCTCCAGTGGTCGCCCGAGCACCCGACGCTGTGCCGGGCGACGGTCACCCTCGAAGGGGACGGGGACGCCCCGCGGGACGTGGTGCACAGCTATGTCGGCTTCCGGACGGCGGGCACCGACGCCGACAACTTCCTGCTGAACAATCTGCCGTACTACCTGCGGATGGTGCTCTCCCAGGGCTACTGGCCGCAGTCGCACCTGGCCGCGCCGGACACCGCGGCGCTGCGCACCGAGGTCGAGACGATCAAGCGACTCGGTTTCAACGGCATCCGGGTGCACCAGAAGGTCGAGGACCCGCGGCTGCTGTACTGGTGCGACCGGCTGGGCCTGCTGGTGTGGGCGGACGCGGCCGCCAGCTACTCCTTCAGCAGCACCTCGCTGGCCCGTACCACGCGCGAGTGGATCGAGATCGTCGACCGCGACGCCGGCCATCCGTGCGTCGTGGCGTGGGTGGCCTTCAACGAGAGCTGGGGCGTGCCCGACGTGGACCGCTCCGCGGCGCAGCAGGACGCCGTACGCGGGCTGTACCACCTGCTCAAGAGCCTCGACCCGACCCGGCCGGTACTCGGCAACGACGGCTGGGAGTACGTGGCGGGCGACCTGCTCGGCGTCCACGACTACACCCATGACCCGGCCGCCGTCCGCGAGCGGTACGCGGACCGGGAGGCCGTCCGGCGGACCGCGCACAGCGGGCGTCCCGGCGGACGCCGGCTGGTCGTCGGCGACGAGGTGCCCGCGGTGCCGGTGGTGCTCAGCGAGTTCGGCGGCTTCACCTACGCCCCCGGCGAGCCGGGCACCTGGGACGGCTACGGCACGGCCGGGTCCGCCGGCGAACTCCTCGAACGGCTGGCCGCGCTGATGCGGGCGGTGCACGAGAGCGCGGGTCTGGCCGGCTACTGCTTCACCCAGCTCACCGACACCGGCCAGGAACGCAACGGCCTGCTGACCGAGGACCGCAGGCCCAAGGCCGACATCGACTCCGTCGCCCGCATCATGCGGGGCCGGTCCGCCGGCTGACGGCACCCGACGGCCGTCCGGCCGCGCCACGCCGTACGGCCGGATCGAAGAACCGAGACTCGCAGAAGGGAAACACTCACGATGAGACCTCCTCCACGGTCCCTGCGCTCCCCCGCTCTGTTCGCCCTCGCCCTCCTCACGGGGGTGGTCACGGCGATCCTGCCGGTGACCGCCCCGGTCGCCCACGCGGCCGACGCCAACGTCACGGCCGACTTCGCGACGAGCGTCGCCGACCCGCTCGTCAAGAGCAAATTCGGTGTCTTCAACAGCGGTTACGTCTCCCTCGCCCGCTGGCAGCGCGACGCGCCGCTGCTCGACGCCCTGCATCCGGGCCGGGTGCGCTGGGAGACGATGTGGGGCAATGAGCAGGGCGACTGGACCCCGATGGTCACCGGGTCGGCGGCGAACCCGTCGTACAACTTCTCCCAGATCGACCAGCTCGTCGACCTGATCAACAACGCGGGCGCCCAGGCGGTACCGTCGCTCACCTACACCCCGGGCATCCTCCAGCCGCCGGGCGGCTCGTGGAACAACCCGCCCACCGACCCGTCGGTGTGGGCGCAGCAGATCCTGCCCGCGCTGGCCACGCACTGGAAGCAGACCGGGCGGCACATCGGCTCGTACGAGATCTGGAACGAGCCCGACCTGCCGGGCGTGTTCTGGACCGGGAACCAGCAGCAGTATCTCGACCTGTACAGCAGCGCGTCCCAGGCGCTGCGCACGGCCGATCCGGACGCGCACGTCGAGGGTCCCGCGCTGTGCTGCGTCTCCTGGTCGGGACCGTTCGTGAACCGGGTGCTGTCGCAGAACCTGCCGCTGGACGCGTTCTCCTTCCACGCCTACGGCGACGCCGGGAACGGCGGCCTGGAGACCAACTACCAGGCGGCGACCGACTCCGGCCTGACGGACTACCGGATGGCGACGGTCGAGAACAACCTGGACGAGTACAATTGGACCAACGACTTCACGCCGCCCACCGACGTGGTCACCTACCGGGGCGCCGCACAACTGCTGAGCAGCTTCAAGACGCTGCTCGCCAAGCCCTGGATCAGCCACGTGGAATGGGCGCAGTTCCAGGACCCGGTGTGCCCGGGTCCCTGCGACGTCATCGGCCTCCTGGACAGCGACGGGCACAAGCGCGCCGCGTACAACGCCTACAGCCTGTACGCGAACATGCCCGTCAACCGCAGGCAGCTGGCGATCAGCGGGCCGGTCGACGGTATGGCGTCCTCCGACGCGCACACCTCGGGTGTGCTGCTGTGGAACACCTCAGGCACCGACCGTTCGGTGTCCGCGGCCCTGAACAACACACCCTTCGCCAACGGTGACTTCCGGGTCTACCGGATCGACGCCGACCACGCCAGCTACGAGGACAACCACGCCAACGAGAACCTCGCCCCGGTGGAGCAGCACCTCGGTGTCAGCACCGCCGGCCTCAGCTGGTCCGGCACCATCCCGGCCGGCGGCACGGTCTACCTGGAGGCCACCGACGGCACCAACACCGCGGCGAACCCCGCGGCCACCGTGGGCACAGCGGTACGCGACCTGACCTACATGCCGAACCACGGCAAGCAGAGCTACGGCAGCTTCGACCAGCGCACGTGGACGGCCGCGCTGGGCATGGGCGGCGAGACCTGGGCCGACGCCGACACCGGGGTCGAGGCGGCCGGCCTGCCCTCGAACGTGCGGGTCGTGCTGGACGCCGGGGGCACCTTCCAGGACCTGGACGCCAACAGCCTGCTCGGCGTCCGGTTCGACTTCGGGACCAGCAGCGGCTACACCAAGGGCGTGCTGGTGACCGGCGGCCTGTACCACAGCAACCGGTCGAGCCCGGAGCCGTTCGGCACCAAGCGGCAGGCCGACCAGGTCGTCACCGTCCCCAACCTGTCCGACTTCACCGTCAATCTGCCCGGTCTGGCCCCCGCGGGCTGGAACGGCCGGGTCTCGATCAGCTTCCACCTCCAGAACGGCGGCCCCGACACCCATCTCCTCGCCAGTATCCGACCCGCCTGACCGCACCCGGTCTTCCCCGCTCCACAGGACGGCTCCCGTCCCCGGAGCGGGGAAGACCGGCGGGGCCGCCCCTCGCTCGCGCGACCCCGCCGGGGGTATGCCCGGCTCAGCGGTAGGACCAGGACCACTTCTGGTTCGCGTTGCCGTTGCAGGTCCACAGCTGCAGCCCGGTGCCGTTGGCGGTCTTCGCGCCCACCACGTCCAGGCACAGGCCGGACTCCTGGGCGACGACGGAGCCGTCGCTCCTCACGGTCCACTTCTGGCCGTCGCCGCCGTGGCAGTTCCACAGCGAGACCTTCGTGCCGGGGCTGGTCCCGTTCCCGTAGGCGTCGAGGCACTCGGTGGCGCCCATGGTGCGCAGCTCACCGGCGGAGGTCGGTGAGAACTCCTGGTTGATGCCGCCGTTGCAGTCCCAGATCTGCTCCTTGGTGCCGAGGAAGTAGGAACTGCTGTCAGTGTCGACGCACTTGCCGGACGCGGCGCTGACCAGTTCGCCGGTGCCCCCGGTGCCGGAGGCCGGCACGGCGGAGATGAGGGCGACTCCGCCGGCGGCCACGCCGGTGGTGTAGGTGCTGACGGTGCCGAGCGGCTTGTCGTCGTTGATCATGTCGGTGATCTTCGCCGAACCGGTGAGCCCGAGCTGCGCCAGCGGGAGGCTGAAGGTGTGGCTGGCCGAGGTGTCGGTGTTGAACACACCGATGTACCAGGTGCCGTTCTTCTCACGCTTGGCCCACACCTGCTCGTTGCCGCTCTTGATCACCCGGGCGGCGGGGATGCCGTCCTGGTCGATCGCGATGAGCCTCTTGTTGGCCAGCAGCGCCTTGTCGCCGGCGTCGAGATGGGTCAGGTCGGCGCCCAGCATGTACTGCGAGCCGGTCAGCGCCCACAGCGCCATGTTGGTCTGCCGCTCCGGCGGGGTGATGCCGTCGTTGTCGCCGTTGCCGACGCCGAAGGAGTCGAGGTCGTTCCAGCCGCCCTTCCCCGCGTTGGGCTGGGCGTCGGCCGCGTCGTCGAACCGCTTGGAGACGTTGGTCCAGCTGGTCAGCGGGAAACTGGAGCCCTTGGGGCTGGCACCGATGTCCCCGTCGATGCGCCAGGAGTTGGCCAGCGACGACCATGTGGGGCCGTCGGAGGCGGACAGGCTGGCGGAGAGGTTCAGCGCGATCGGGCGGCCGGTCCGCTCGACCGCCTTCGACCAGGCGGTGATGTCGGCCGTCCTGCCCGGGCCGACGCCGTCCAGCTTGAGGTAGTCCACGCCCCAGCCGGCGAACTCGTCGGCCCAGGAGTCGATGAAGTCCTGCGCTCCGGCCTTGCTGTAGTCGATGGTGCGCATGCCCTTGCAGTTGAAGTTGCTCGCACTGCTCGATGTGGCGATCTGGTCGGCGGTGTGGGAGGTGCCCTTGATCGGGGTCTTCTTCGACACCGCCTGGGCGGAGATGCCCGGCGTCACGTAGAGGCCGAACTTCAGGCCCTTGCTGTGCACGTAGTCCGCGAGGACCTGCATGCCGTCGGTGGAGCCGCTGTTGGGGAAGAGCGAGGTGTCGGTCACCCAGCGGCCGTAGGAGTCGACGTCGGGGCCCTGGCTGCCCGGGCACTTGTACCAGAAGTCGTCCATGTTGGCGTAGACGTAGCCAAGCCCGCTCAGGCCGCTCGACACCAGGGCGTCGACCTGGGCCTTGAACTTCGCCGCGGACGGGTCCCGTTGGAGGTATCCCCAGCCGCTCCAGCCCATCAGGGGCGCGTTGACGGCGATGCCGTTGTCCGACGCCTCGGCCTTCGGTGCCAGCGCCTGCGGCGCGGCCAGTCCCACGCTGACGGCGGCTGCCAGCGCCGGCAGCATCCATCGGGATCTCATCTGTCCTCCACGTGTGCGCGTGCGCTCGTTTTCATCGGGGTGCGGGTCACTTGAGGGTCCACTGCTGGTTCTGGCCGCCGTTGCACGTCCACAGCTCCAGGCCGGAGCCGTTGGGGTTGGTGGTACCGGTGACGTCCAGGCACAGGCCGGACTGGACTCCGGTGATGCTGCCGCTGCTGTTCTTGTTCCACTGCTGGTTGGCGCCGCCGTTGCAGTCGTAGATCTCGACGTGCGTACCGGCGGCGGTCTGGTTGTCGTGGGCGTCGAAGCACTTGCCTTCGAGGCGCAGCGTCTTGTCGGAGGAGCTGTAGGTGACGTTCTGGTTGGGTGCGCCGTTGCAGCCCCAGACCTGTAGCTGGACGGCGTTGTACGTGGTGGCCTGCGGGGAGTCGACGCAGCGTCCTGACAGCTTGCTGACCAGCGGCGTCCCGATCGTTCCGTGCCCGGCGGCCGGGGCGACGCGCAGCAGCCGCGAGCCGTGGCTCGGCAGTGACGCGGTGAACTTTCCGCCGGAGGTGCCCAGGTCGGTGTGGCTCCACAGGTCGCGGACAGTGGCGTTGCCGGTGAAACCGAGGTCGGACCAGTTCGCGGTCACATCGGCGGTGGAGCCGGCGAGGTTGAACAGGGCGACGTTGTAGGAGCCGTCGCTGTTGTTGTACGACCACCAGGTCTGCTGCTGTGCGCCCTGCTTGACCGGGTGCGCGGGGTGTCCGCTGCGGTCGACGCCGAGCACCTCGTCGTTGGTGAGCAGGGCGAGGTCGCCGGAGTCCATGTGGGTCAGGTCGGTGCCGAGGACCAGCGGCGCCGAGGAGATGGCCCACAGGCTCAGCTCGGTGCGCCGCTCGTCGACCGTCAGGCCGTTGGACGCCCCGTTGCCGACGTCCACGGAGTCCGGGTCGCCCCAGCCGCCGGCACTGTCGAACCGGACCCACCCCGGCAGGTCGTTGAACCGCTTGGAGACGTTGTTCCAGTTGGTCAGGGTGCTGCAGTAGCACTCGACGTCGCCGTCGACGCGCCAGCCGTTGGAATACTGCTTCCAGAAGGCGCCCTGGTTGATGTCGAGGGCGTTGGACAGCTGGAAGTGGATCGTGCGGCCCGACTGGTCGAGTGCCTGCGACCAGTGCTGGACGTCGGCCTTGTCGGAGGTGCCGACACCGTCCATCTTGAGGTAGTCCACCCCGTAGGAGGCCAGCAGGTCCGCCCACGAGTTGACGAACGCCTGGGCCGCGGCCGGGTTCTTGTCCCAGTCGATGAAGTACATCGCGCCGTCGGCGAAGTTGTAGTTCTTCTCGTAGTGCGTGGTGTCGGAGACGATGTCGCGAGCGTGGAAGGACGTGCCCTCGATCGGCGTGTTCTTGTCGTACGCCCCCACCGGGATGCCCGGCGTGAGGTACATGCCGAACTTCTCGCCCTTGCCGTGGATGTAGTCGCCGACGGCCTTCATGCCGTGCGGGAATTTGGCGGTGTCGATCACCCAGCGCCCGTAGGTGTCCACGTTCGAGTGCGGGCTCAGGTAGTAGAAGTCGTCGATGTTGACGTAGGTGAAGCCGTGCGTGACCAGCCCCGTGGAGGCCATCGCGGCAGCCTGCGCCTCGATGTTCGCCTCCGTCGGGTTCTTGCGGATGAAGCTCCAGCTGCTCCACCCGGACTGGGGCGTCAGCGCCGCCCCGTTCGACTCCGCCCGGGCGGGTGCAGCCGCGGGGACCACCGCCCCGTACAGGACGGAGGCCAGCAGCGCGGCCACGGCGAGCAGGCACCACGAGGCGCGGCGCCGGGGGGCGCCCGCCCGGTGGGGCCGGAGAGCTATCGATGACGTCATGGATCGTCCTTCACTTGTCCGGTCTGTGTGGGGGGTCAGTTCGAGCTGCGCGCGACCAACTGGGTGGGGTTGACGAACCGCAGCGCGATCAGCAGCAGCACCGCCATGGACGCGGTGTAGATGACGGCCATCGCGTCGATGGACTGGGGGCTTCGGATGCCGGCGGAGAAGACCGCCGAGAAGAGGGCCACGATCAGGGTCTGGCTGTCGGGTCCTGAGGTGAGGAAGGTCAGCTCGAACATGCCGAACGTGCGGACCAGGACGAGGATGCCGGCGGCGAGCATTCCGGGCAGGAGCAGCGGGCCGAGGATGCGGGCCAGGACGGAGCGGGTGGACGCGCCGCACATGCGGGCCGCGGCCTCCAGCCGGGGGTCGATCTGCTCGATGAAGGGCGTCATGGTGAAGACCACGAAGGGGATGGACGGGACGAGGTTGGCGAGCACGACACCGGTGAGCGATCCGGCCAGGTGGAATTTGTACAGGACGGTGGCCAGCGGGATGCCGTAGGCGATCGGCGGCACCAGGATCGGCAGCACGAACAGCGTGTTCACGATCCTTTTGCCTGGGAAGTCACGGCGAGCGAGCGCGTACGAGGCGGGCACGCCGACCAGCAGGGACAGGGCGACGACCAGGAAGGAGACCTCGACCGTGACCCACATGACTTGGCCGAGGCCGAACTCCTTCCAGGCCTTGCTGTACCAGGAGGTGGTGTAGCCGTGCGGCGCCCACCCGGAGAACCAGGTCCGGCCGAAGGAGTTGAGGACCACGGCGCCGATGACGCCGAGCACGCTGAGGAAGAAGAGCGCGAGGGCGGCCCAGACCAGCCAGGCGCCCGGGCGCAGCGTGATGCTGCGGCGCCGCGTCGGCTCGGCGCCGGGTGGGGTCTTCCCCGGTGCGGCGGACAGCGCGGGGGCGGTCATCCCTTGCCTCCCGTGGAGCCGCGGTAGAGGCGGGAGCGCAGTCCCATGGCGAGGCCGATGACGGCCAGCATCAGGGCGGTCATCACCATGGCGATCGCGGAACCCTCGGAGTAGTTGAAGCGCTCCAGGGCGACCTCGTAGGCCTCGACGGAGATGACATGGGTCTTGCCGTCTGGATCGCCGACCATCATCGCGGAGGGGAACACCGCGAAGGCCAGCACGAACGTCAGGCAGAACGTCGTCATGAGCCCCGGGAGCAGCAGCGGGAAGGTGATGTGGCGGAAGCGCTGCCACCAGTCCGCCCCGAGGGTGGCGGCGGCGCGCTCCAGGGCCGGGTTGATCCCGGAGAGGTAGGAGTGGGTGAGCAGGAAGGCGAACGGGAAGCCGCTGATGATCAGTGAGAGCAGCACACCCCAGTAGTTGTAGGTGAGCCGCACGGGCGAGTCGGTCAGGCCGAGCCAGTGCAGGGTCTGGTTGAACCAGCCGACCGGGCCGAAGAACTCCACAATGCCTTCGGCGGTCAGCACCGTGCCCAGCGTGATCGGCACGACGAGCAGCGCGAGCAGCAGCCGCTTGCCGCGGAAGTCCTGCCGCATCCGGTACGAGATCGGTACGGCCGCGCCGACGTTGATGAGGGCCGCGGGCAGGGCGAGTTTGAAGGTGATGCCGATGGAGCCGACCGCGAAGGAGTTGCCGAAGAAGGCCCGGTAGGAGCCGAGGAAGCCGCCCTTCTCCGGCTGGAAGGAGATCTCCAGGCCGTACAGGAACGGGTAGGCGAAGAGCGCGATCACGGCCAGCAGGCCGGGCAGGAGCAGCAGCAAAGTGCGGTCGATGCCGCGTTCGGCCAGCCGGTGCCGCAGTGCGGCGCGTCCCGGGGCGGCCTCGTCCGGTGCGGGGCCGGGCGGCGCGAGGGTGCTCATGCGCTCGCCTCCTGCGGCTCCGGGGGGAAGACCAGGGCCCGGTCGGCGGGGACGGTGAGGGAGACGGTGTCGTTCGGGTGCACCCGGGCGGCGGTCTTGAAGTGGATGCGGTCACCTGCGCCGGTGAGGGCTTCCACATGGAACAGCCGCCCGTGGTATTCGACGATCTCGGCGACGGCTTCGATGTCGGCGCGCCCGCCGTCCTCGGCGAGGTGGATGTCTTCGGGGCGGACGGCGACCGCGACCTGCTCGCCCGCGGCCGGGGTACGGCCGACCACCGGGGTGCCGCGCAGTTCGAGCCCGCGGCCTCGGGCCAGCACACCGCGGGAGTCGGCGGAAGCGACCTCCAGGTGCAGCAGGTTGCGGTAGCCCATGAAGGCGGCGACGTGCGGGTCGGCGGGGTGTTCGTACAGGTCGGCGGGGGTGCCGATCTGGCTGACCCGGCCCTCGTGCAGCACCACCAGGCGGTCGGCCAGCGACAGCGCCTCCTCCTGGTCGTGCGTCACGTACAGCGTGGTGAGGCCGAACTCCTGGTGGATGCGCCGGATCTCGCTGCGCATCTCCAGCCGCAGGGCCGCGTCCAGGTTGGACAGCGGCTCGTCCATGAGGACCAGGGGCGGTTCCAGGACGATGGCGCGGGCGATCGCGACACGCTGCTGCTGGCCGCCGGACAGCTGGCCCGGGTGCTTGCGGGCCTGCTCGGTGAGCCTGACCAGGCGCAGCACCGCGTCGACCCGGCGGTCGATCTCCGCCTTGGGCGTCTTCTTCATCTTCAGGCCGAAGGCGATGTTGGCCCAGACCGTGAGATGCGGGAAGAGGGCGTAGTTCTGGAAGACCATGCCGAAGCCGCGCTTCTCCGGCGGCAGGGTGTCGACGCGCCGCCCGTCCAGCGTGATCCGCCCGCCGGTCAGCGGCAGCAGGCCGGCCAGGCAGTTCAGGGCGGTGGTCTTGCCGCAGCCCGAGGGTCCGAGCAGGGCGACGAATTCGCCGCCGCGGACGGTCAGGTCCAGCGGGTGCAGGGCGGTGTGCGTGCCGTAGTCACGCGTGATGCCCCGCAGCCGCAGTTCGTGGAGCTGGGAGTCGGGTCGGCCGCCGGCCGGCGGGTCGCCGGGCCTCGGGCCGGATGTGGTGGGGTCCGTCGGGGTCACTGCGCTCACTTCGTCGAGCCGATCCTGCGGTCCCACAGGTCGAAGGCGGTGACCTGGGTGGTGGCCGGCAGGGAGTTCTTGATCGGGTACTGGGTGATCCACGTGTCGAACTGCGGTTCGCCGTACTGCGCGATGACCTTCTGCGAGGCGGCCGGTGCCTTGCTCAGCGGCACGTCCTTCACCGCGGGACCCGGGTAGAAGTAGCCGTCGTCGTAGGCGGACGCCTGCTGCTCCGGGGTGAGCATCCAGGCCAGCAGGCGCAGTACGGCGGTCAGGGTGTTCGGCGAAACGCCCTTGGGGATGACGCCGAAATGGGCGTCGCTCACCCAGGTGAAGGACTGGAATCTGGCGACCTTCATGCCGGGCGGCACGGTGCCCAGGGCTCGCGGGTTGATGTACCAGCCGGTGGTGGTGGCGACCAGGTGGACGGTGCCGGCCGCGAGGTTCTTCATCGTGTCGGTC is a window of Streptomyces sp. NBC_01477 DNA encoding:
- a CDS encoding ABC transporter permease; the protein is MSTLAPPGPAPDEAAPGRAALRHRLAERGIDRTLLLLLPGLLAVIALFAYPFLYGLEISFQPEKGGFLGSYRAFFGNSFAVGSIGITFKLALPAALINVGAAVPISYRMRQDFRGKRLLLALLVVPITLGTVLTAEGIVEFFGPVGWFNQTLHWLGLTDSPVRLTYNYWGVLLSLIISGFPFAFLLTHSYLSGINPALERAAATLGADWWQRFRHITFPLLLPGLMTTFCLTFVLAFAVFPSAMMVGDPDGKTHVISVEAYEVALERFNYSEGSAIAMVMTALMLAVIGLAMGLRSRLYRGSTGGKG
- a CDS encoding ABC transporter ATP-binding protein; translation: MSAVTPTDPTTSGPRPGDPPAGGRPDSQLHELRLRGITRDYGTHTALHPLDLTVRGGEFVALLGPSGCGKTTALNCLAGLLPLTGGRITLDGRRVDTLPPEKRGFGMVFQNYALFPHLTVWANIAFGLKMKKTPKAEIDRRVDAVLRLVRLTEQARKHPGQLSGGQQQRVAIARAIVLEPPLVLMDEPLSNLDAALRLEMRSEIRRIHQEFGLTTLYVTHDQEEALSLADRLVVLHEGRVSQIGTPADLYEHPADPHVAAFMGYRNLLHLEVASADSRGVLARGRGLELRGTPVVGRTPAAGEQVAVAVRPEDIHLAEDGGRADIEAVAEIVEYHGRLFHVEALTGAGDRIHFKTAARVHPNDTVSLTVPADRALVFPPEPQEASA